The genome window CCGTGTGTTTATAGTTCTGTATGTCACCCCGTGTGTTTATAGTTCTGTATGTCACCCCGTGTGTTTATAGTTTCGTATGTCACCCCGTGTGTTTATAGTTCTGTATGTCACCCCGTGTGTTTATAGTTTCGTATGTCACCCCGTGTGTTTATAGTTCTGTATGTCACCCCGTGTGTTTATAGTTCTGTATGTCACCCCGTGTGTTTATAGTTTCGTATGTCACCCCGTGTGTCTGTAGTCATTCAGTTGTTTTTGACCTATAGGTTGTTTAGTGGTTACTAGGACTCAGCCAACACAGAAACATGTTTTACCTGTTCTTTATCTCTTGTTTGATAAAAACCTTTCTGCTTCCTGTAATGGTTATGATTAAGAAACTGTACAGGAGAACTTGCTCATGATGTATTCTCCCTCTTTTTCAGGAACTTGATGAAATCCGCAAGTCTGGAATGAAAAATTTTCGTAACATTCAAGTGGATGAATCAAATATTTTGACTTGGCAAGGCCTCATTGTTCCAGTAAGTCACTATTAACTACTCTTGTCTCCGGACAGACATGAACATGACCAGAATAacaaggaggaccaaggcactctccGCGATATTGCAATTCCTTTGTTGCTGTGGCATGTTCAGTAGGACATCAGCTCACCTTTTAACCAAACGTCATTGTCTCTCCCCTCTAAAAGGACAACCCTCCATACGATAAAGGTGCTTTCAGAATCGAGATCATCTTCCCAGCAGAGTACCCCTTCAAGCCCCCCAAGATCACGTTCAAGACCAAGATCTACCACCCCAACATCGACGAGAAGGGACAGGTGTGTCTGCCTGTGATCAGCGCAGAGAACTGGAAACCAGCCACTAAAACTGACCAAGGTACGGCGGAAAGACGCACACTCAAAGACAATAGACAGTGGTTTCTACTCATATCTTTTTAAGTAGTAGTTATTATTGCAGTTCTTTGTAATTTCCCATTGAAATGTCGCCTGAACCCAAACCCTCCAGTCTCCTATCCCTCGGAGGCTCCTGTCTATTTGGCTGGAGAGGTTTCCAATCCTGAAACCTCTACGTGGTTATCGATTTCAATGTCTTTCTCATCTGTTTCATCTGGACTACATGACGTCATCCTCCATTTTTACATCATTCTTAGTCTCCTCTTTTGTTCTGCTTGTCTCCCTGCAGTGATCCAGTCCCTGATTGCGCTGGTCAACGACCCCCAGCCAGAGCATCCTCTCAGGGCAGACCTAGCAGAGGAATACTCTAAGGACCGTAAAAAATTCTTTAAGAACGCAGAAGAGTTTACAAAGAAACATGGAGAAAAACGACCTGTGGACTGAGAACGCAAACGTGTGACTCCCTCTTCCtattccccccctcccccctggcCTCCTCTATCTactctccccccccccacacccctctCTGCTCTTACCCAATCTCCTGAAAATGCccccacacacgtacacacatccTTCTAGCCCCCCTCCTCCTGGGGCGATATATCTCAGCTCCACTTCTCCCTGGCAACAGGACTGTGTCGTGAATCAGGCAGGTTGGTCACCTCTGGGTATCAGCTTGTGGCTGTTACTAACTTTCTACTGATTTCTTAAATTATAAAAATGCCGGAATTGGGCCCAAGAGAGCAACTTGTTAGAgggaacaaaaaaaatacaacgGAAAGAAAGATCTAGATGGAAATGTTATGCTCAATTTGTTCATGATTTGTACACAGAAGTGCTGGTGCAGACCTCTGTATAAAGATGATCAAGTGTTTTGAAAACTATTTGGTAAATGCTCAACTTGTGGTCTGATTGTGAACCCATTTCATCTCACTCCTTCCCCTCACTAAAATATGTAACAGAAAAAAAATCCACCCCAAAAGCAACAAAAtgataaaaaaacaaacacttaaaGCATCGAGGTTCAGGTGTGTGgagaaatgtttattttatgtttcttcttcttttttttgccTATGTTGCACTTTACTCTGTGGAACTAGCTTTTAAGTTTACCATAAAACTTCAGTTTGTCACCAATTCAATCTTCCAGATGTTATAAAAGGGAAAAAAAGTTTGACTGAACTTGCTTTTGTATCTTTGAGAGATTATCATGAAATGTTTTGTTCATATGTTGTATATTTAGCAGACGGTTTGACCATGTGACAGGAAGTACCGCTCTTCATGCCATTGTCCACTGGCCTCGTCAAGGTTCTGACTAGAGGGAGTACAGCTATGACCGGAAGTTACTttttttgtagcaggttaggagatttAGGTCAAGAAATAACGTTTATgacatcctgttcccattgaaaCTGCTCATCAGTCTTGCACTATAACTGGGAGGATAGCGGTTCCCCCTCTAAAAATCTTTCTGTGCATCGAGGAGATCAGCCCTAGCAAGGCACCCCACAAATTCACCAATCTTAATcacataatgagtagttatttggCATAAAAAGGGATTTGTGAATGATGATGGCAGAAGTTTAGTCATTTAGACATGCATCTGCAACAACCAGCAGACCAGCACCAGTAGAACAGTAGCTGCCATGAGGGAATAAATTACATTGGACCCACCATTGGGGGAAATATTTTGGAAGCtctagaaatgcatttattcatgtctacatttatttttgccacatttattctaCTACAGCCACCTTAATGCACACTTTAAAATTGTGTGAGCTAAACATATGTATGAAATGTTTTTCCTTAAAGTATCATTTTTGGATATTACTAATGTTACACTCCCCactacaaaacaaacaaaaagataCTTAAATACGTGTAATTTTGTccttaacatttaattgaaatactgtagaattccttTCATTCTTATGGAGATCTGCTCCTTCTGGGGTGAGGCAATATGTCTGactggtggcttcaaagcctgtcagtggccaatacatagcatcagcaatccagggtttatatacatcactgCTTTATTTACATTATTGGTTAAGACCAATAATGTATTGGTTAGGGCTCGGTGCCAATGAAGTGCATACATTACTGTATTGAGACCAGTGTATGTCAGTTACTTTTCACCACTAGAGGGCAATATTTCTCTACAATAGAAATGGACTCCATATCCGTAGGTCTCTGGTCTTACGCCGTGGCCTGTGGACAGTCTACCATAGACGGTATATGGTCTCTACCCATATATAAACCGTGAAGTCTACCATTAAATTATAAATAATCAGTGTGTCCAAAGAGATCGGTCTGAGCAAAACACTGTGCACTAATCTTGATCACATAGTGAGCTGATAGTTGAGATGTAaaatgatttgtagatcagtgattctgC of Salmo salar chromosome ssa01, Ssal_v3.1, whole genome shotgun sequence contains these proteins:
- the LOC106562742 gene encoding ubiquitin-conjugating enzyme E2 L3; translation: MCVRTHCTEETVRANIWISLCILGTDSNSTMAASRRLHKELDEIRKSGMKNFRNIQVDESNILTWQGLIVPDNPPYDKGAFRIEIIFPAEYPFKPPKITFKTKIYHPNIDEKGQVCLPVISAENWKPATKTDQVIQSLIALVNDPQPEHPLRADLAEEYSKDRKKFFKNAEEFTKKHGEKRPVD